From one Synechocystis sp. PCC 6803 substr. PCC-P genomic stretch:
- a CDS encoding phosphomannose isomerase type II C-terminal cupin domain, which yields MIATPLAQAATTPSHLPTETRPWGSFTTLEEGNGYKIKRIEVNPGHRLSLQMHHHRSEHWIVVSGTARIVCGDKEELLEPNQSTYVPQCTAHRLENPGVIKLVLIEVQNGEYLGEDDIIRFQDDYARG from the coding sequence ATGATTGCCACTCCCCTTGCCCAAGCTGCCACCACCCCCAGTCATTTACCCACGGAAACCAGACCTTGGGGTTCTTTTACCACCCTGGAGGAGGGCAACGGTTACAAAATCAAACGCATCGAGGTCAACCCCGGCCATCGTCTCAGCCTACAAATGCACCATCATCGCAGTGAGCATTGGATTGTAGTCTCCGGCACCGCCCGCATCGTTTGTGGAGATAAAGAAGAACTTTTGGAACCAAATCAGTCCACCTATGTGCCCCAATGCACTGCCCATCGTCTGGAAAACCCTGGGGTAATTAAATTAGTTTTAATTGAAGTGCAGAATGGGGAATATCTGGGGGAAGACGATATTATCCGTTTTCAGGATGACTACGCCCGCGGCTAA
- a CDS encoding DICT sensory domain-containing protein, with amino-acid sequence MSNSPSVLTELLQALPNLRAQTYFKSSLTALSHAMEDQVLAESTAGNPLIIAAFQRERFYRQEAHRYRRIADKSSQVYVLSAPETEFKHNSGIYETIAFTPEDSLAQEWHLIVIGDRYASCLICRERPTQDKWDSNRRFEGVWTFDRQVSRVAAQLLLQRILAYRPELQAKIEEATQTWLQPSCTVPPRGIDDNPDPFVQRLITYLQAGQYKLIKANRNLQDKEERERLLNSITGAVRRSLDPEEIMQVAVEKLGQGLGICRCVIYRCSADDTVATINHEFLGSGVGSIKGYPWPLKDNPLFQEVVVLKEAIAIDNIDRDPRLGEPEPSTGEVKTLVKSCAILSWMLVPIFYRERLLGMMEFHHCGPAPTEWEDDALTLVEGVATQIGVALIQAESYANLQELNEQLAALDRTRSNLVAITGHELRTPLSTIQVCLESLATEPDMPQELRQVMLNTALEDAERMRKLVQDFLTLSQLESGRVEWNAEPISLEECVELSLSHIRAHNRGQEVPVIVNQVNGETPMVEADGEWLVELLTKLLDNAIKFTPTNGRISIAVDRPNPSQLEVTITDTGRGIEPNRLETVFDRFYQEEGALRRSRGGTGIGLAICRQIVSGWGGEIWAASDGKNHGTQFHFTVPIVMPENPNLGVEEVAPKKRKATSPRIASRSKKKQKFS; translated from the coding sequence ATGAGCAACTCCCCGTCTGTTCTTACAGAGCTATTGCAGGCTTTACCCAATCTGCGGGCCCAAACCTACTTCAAGTCTTCCCTCACGGCCTTGTCCCACGCCATGGAAGACCAGGTACTAGCGGAAAGTACAGCGGGCAATCCCCTGATCATTGCGGCTTTTCAGCGGGAGAGATTTTATCGTCAAGAAGCCCACCGTTATCGACGTATTGCCGATAAGAGCAGTCAGGTTTACGTGCTCTCCGCTCCGGAGACGGAATTTAAACACAACTCCGGCATTTACGAAACCATTGCCTTTACTCCTGAAGACAGCCTCGCCCAGGAATGGCATTTGATTGTCATTGGCGATCGTTATGCCAGTTGTCTAATTTGTCGAGAACGACCGACCCAGGATAAATGGGATAGTAACCGCCGTTTTGAAGGTGTTTGGACCTTTGATCGCCAGGTGAGTCGAGTTGCAGCCCAACTATTGCTACAACGGATTTTAGCCTACCGTCCAGAGTTACAAGCCAAAATCGAGGAGGCGACCCAAACCTGGCTCCAGCCTTCCTGCACTGTTCCCCCCCGGGGCATTGACGATAACCCTGATCCCTTTGTACAACGGTTAATCACCTATCTCCAAGCTGGACAGTATAAGTTAATCAAAGCCAATCGTAATTTGCAGGACAAAGAAGAGCGGGAGAGACTGCTTAACTCCATCACAGGGGCGGTGCGACGTTCCCTTGATCCCGAGGAAATTATGCAGGTGGCGGTGGAAAAACTAGGCCAAGGTTTGGGCATTTGCCGTTGTGTGATTTACCGCTGTAGTGCTGATGATACAGTGGCGACCATTAACCATGAATTCCTCGGTAGCGGTGTTGGTTCCATCAAGGGTTATCCCTGGCCCCTCAAAGATAATCCCCTTTTTCAGGAGGTGGTGGTCCTCAAGGAGGCGATCGCCATCGACAACATCGACCGAGATCCAAGGTTAGGGGAACCGGAGCCTTCTACGGGGGAAGTGAAAACCCTGGTGAAGAGTTGTGCCATTCTGTCCTGGATGTTAGTGCCAATTTTTTATCGGGAAAGGTTGCTGGGCATGATGGAATTTCACCACTGTGGTCCTGCCCCCACGGAGTGGGAGGACGATGCCCTTACCCTAGTGGAAGGGGTGGCCACCCAAATTGGGGTAGCACTGATCCAAGCAGAATCCTATGCCAACCTACAGGAATTGAATGAGCAATTAGCTGCCCTAGACCGCACTCGGTCTAACCTGGTGGCCATTACAGGGCATGAACTACGCACCCCCCTTTCCACTATCCAAGTGTGTTTGGAAAGCCTGGCCACGGAGCCGGATATGCCCCAGGAATTGAGACAGGTAATGTTGAACACTGCCCTGGAAGATGCGGAGAGGATGCGCAAACTGGTGCAGGACTTTCTCACGCTATCTCAACTGGAAAGTGGACGAGTGGAATGGAACGCAGAGCCAATTTCCCTAGAAGAATGTGTGGAGCTTTCCTTGAGCCATATCCGAGCCCACAATCGGGGCCAGGAAGTACCTGTCATTGTCAATCAGGTGAATGGCGAAACTCCCATGGTGGAGGCGGACGGGGAATGGTTAGTGGAATTGTTGACCAAGCTTTTGGATAACGCCATCAAGTTTACCCCCACCAATGGTAGGATTTCCATCGCTGTCGATCGCCCGAATCCGTCCCAATTGGAAGTCACCATCACCGATACAGGGCGAGGTATTGAGCCTAACCGCTTGGAAACCGTGTTTGACCGTTTTTACCAAGAAGAAGGAGCTTTACGCCGCAGTCGGGGGGGCACTGGCATTGGCCTGGCCATCTGTCGCCAAATTGTTAGCGGTTGGGGAGGGGAAATCTGGGCCGCTTCCGATGGCAAAAACCATGGCACCCAGTTCCATTTCACCGTTCCTATTGTTATGCCGGAAAATCCAAATCTTGGCGTGGAAGAAGTTGCCCCGAAAAAGCGTAAAGCAACCTCCCCCCGCATTGCATCCCGGAGCAAAAAGAAACAGAAGTTTTCCTGA
- a CDS encoding homoserine dehydrogenase translates to MTVKIGLLGLGTVGSGTVEILQDPQGRSPLLKAIEVKAVGVRSLDKPRQVNLPPEVLTTDLEAIVTDPDIAIVVELMGGLEPARSLILQAIAHKKHIVTANKAVIARYGPEIYEAANQHGVYVLLEAAVGGGIPIIKPLKQSLGGNRIQSIVGILNGTTNYILSRMTSEGADFDEVLTAAQQLGYAEADPSADVDGLDAADKIAILASLGFGGRVKREDVACEGIRSVSAVDIAYADRLGFVIKLLAIADGNAGEDSEALQLRVHPTLIAKDHPLASVNGVYNGVLVTGDPLGQVMFYGRGAGAGPTASAVVSDVINIVGIITSSDENPALDPLLSCTHQHYCQVSPIEDLVTRFYCRFLCADVPGVIGHLGMGFGNHGVSLESLVQIGFTDGCAEIVVVTHDVREGDYRAALEEISQLEAVKEIPSVIRVLS, encoded by the coding sequence GTGACAGTTAAAATTGGTTTACTCGGTCTAGGTACCGTCGGCAGTGGCACAGTGGAAATTTTGCAGGATCCGCAGGGTCGTAGTCCCCTGCTCAAAGCCATTGAGGTTAAAGCAGTGGGGGTGCGTTCCTTGGATAAACCCCGCCAAGTAAATTTGCCGCCGGAGGTTTTGACCACCGACCTAGAAGCCATTGTCACCGATCCTGACATTGCCATTGTGGTGGAGTTGATGGGAGGATTGGAACCCGCTAGATCCCTCATTCTCCAGGCGATCGCCCATAAAAAACACATTGTCACCGCCAACAAAGCGGTCATTGCCCGTTACGGCCCAGAAATTTACGAAGCGGCCAATCAACACGGCGTTTATGTCCTCCTGGAAGCGGCGGTGGGGGGCGGCATTCCCATCATTAAGCCCCTCAAGCAATCCCTGGGAGGCAACCGCATCCAAAGTATCGTCGGTATTCTCAATGGCACCACTAACTATATTCTTTCCCGCATGACCAGTGAGGGGGCGGATTTTGACGAGGTATTAACGGCCGCTCAACAATTGGGTTATGCCGAAGCGGATCCCAGTGCCGATGTGGATGGATTGGATGCGGCGGACAAAATTGCCATCCTTGCTTCCCTCGGTTTTGGCGGCCGGGTTAAACGGGAAGATGTGGCCTGTGAAGGCATTAGATCCGTTAGTGCGGTGGATATTGCCTACGCCGATCGCCTGGGCTTTGTGATTAAACTACTGGCGATCGCCGATGGTAATGCGGGGGAAGATTCAGAAGCATTGCAACTGCGGGTACATCCCACTTTAATCGCCAAGGATCATCCCCTCGCCAGCGTTAATGGAGTTTACAACGGTGTGTTGGTGACTGGAGATCCCCTGGGGCAAGTAATGTTCTACGGTCGGGGAGCGGGAGCTGGCCCCACTGCCAGTGCGGTGGTATCCGATGTAATTAACATTGTTGGCATTATTACCAGCAGTGACGAAAATCCTGCCCTTGATCCCCTGCTCAGTTGCACCCACCAACACTACTGCCAGGTTTCCCCCATTGAAGATCTAGTTACCCGTTTTTATTGCCGCTTCCTCTGTGCTGACGTGCCGGGGGTAATTGGCCATTTAGGCATGGGTTTTGGCAACCACGGGGTTAGCTTAGAATCCCTAGTGCAAATTGGCTTCACCGATGGCTGTGCAGAAATTGTCGTCGTTACCCATGATGTGCGGGAAGGGGATTACCGGGCCGCCCTGGAGGAAATTAGCCAACTAGAAGCAGTGAAGGAAATTCCTAGTGTGATCCGGGTGCTGTCCTAA
- a CDS encoding gamma-glutamylcyclotransferase — MASPNLLPVDMKIKVFVYGTLMPGECNHQAYCHRQIEPPTLGYVLGQIYHLQYFGYPALAIGEDRVWGYCLTFPPGFSLEHLDSLEDYQPGRSPQENVYDRCWAEIFDPQDQVMTEAWLYRMDSRKIEQYGGIYLPHGRWSGKL, encoded by the coding sequence ATGGCGAGCCCTAATTTATTGCCCGTGGATATGAAGATTAAGGTTTTTGTTTATGGCACCCTCATGCCGGGGGAATGTAATCACCAAGCCTACTGCCACCGTCAGATTGAGCCCCCTACCCTGGGCTATGTGCTCGGCCAAATCTACCATCTGCAATATTTTGGTTATCCAGCTCTGGCGATCGGAGAGGACCGGGTTTGGGGCTATTGCCTCACCTTTCCCCCTGGGTTTTCCCTAGAACACCTGGATAGTTTGGAAGATTATCAACCAGGGCGATCGCCCCAGGAGAATGTTTATGACCGTTGCTGGGCTGAGATATTTGATCCCCAGGATCAGGTAATGACAGAAGCGTGGCTTTACCGTATGGACTCTCGCAAAATTGAGCAGTATGGGGGAATTTACCTGCCCCATGGCCGTTGGTCTGGAAAGCTATAA
- a CDS encoding 4'-phosphopantetheinyl transferase superfamily protein, translated as MLPQPQIWLCPTDRPLIPGYQALLSSEEMARGERYQRPQDKQRFLTMRLALRILLARQLDCLPQQLQFTYGPQGKPELVDRERRSPWFNVAHSGNYGLIGLSTEGEIGVDLQIMLPKPHYLKLAKRFFAPQEVQQLESLEGEKRTKLFYQLWTAKEAFLKATGKGISGGLNQVIPDENLAKYQYLPDSGDTNHWRLSSQPLLADQGSNDNYWMAIAWCTNEVNQVESNYLPNIQPFQWPRNLDSLP; from the coding sequence GTGCTCCCCCAGCCCCAAATTTGGCTTTGTCCCACCGATCGCCCCTTAATTCCGGGTTATCAAGCCCTATTAAGTTCCGAAGAAATGGCCCGGGGGGAACGCTACCAACGGCCCCAGGATAAGCAACGATTTTTGACTATGCGGTTAGCTTTACGCATACTCCTAGCCCGTCAGCTTGACTGTTTGCCCCAGCAATTACAGTTCACCTATGGCCCCCAAGGTAAGCCGGAGTTAGTGGACAGGGAGCGGAGATCGCCATGGTTTAACGTGGCCCATAGCGGGAATTATGGTTTGATTGGCTTAAGTACAGAGGGGGAAATTGGGGTTGATTTGCAAATTATGCTCCCTAAACCCCACTACTTAAAATTAGCAAAGCGTTTTTTTGCTCCCCAGGAAGTTCAGCAATTGGAAAGTTTAGAGGGGGAAAAAAGAACTAAACTGTTTTACCAACTTTGGACAGCGAAGGAAGCATTTTTAAAAGCTACAGGGAAGGGCATTAGCGGTGGCTTGAATCAAGTTATACCAGACGAAAATTTAGCTAAATATCAGTACTTACCGGATAGCGGAGATACAAACCATTGGCGATTATCTAGTCAACCTTTGTTAGCGGATCAAGGGAGCAACGATAATTATTGGATGGCGATCGCCTGGTGCACTAACGAGGTCAACCAAGTTGAGTCTAATTACTTACCCAATATTCAGCCATTCCAGTGGCCCCGTAACCTTGATTCATTGCCCTAG
- a CDS encoding CAAD domain-containing protein has translation MEEQKTATAGIKTDVGPITTPNPQKSPITDQAWQEWLQPVWEVLGKIPQMTGEFFEDNKQPLISLGIILLGIISVKILIAVLDAINDIPLLAPTLQLIGMGYTAWFIWRYLWKAEKRQELASEFGALKEQIFGG, from the coding sequence ATGGAAGAACAAAAGACAGCAACTGCCGGGATTAAAACCGATGTAGGACCAATCACTACTCCCAATCCCCAAAAGTCCCCAATCACCGACCAGGCTTGGCAGGAATGGCTACAACCGGTGTGGGAAGTGCTGGGTAAAATTCCTCAAATGACCGGGGAGTTTTTCGAGGACAACAAGCAACCCCTCATTTCCCTGGGCATAATCCTGTTGGGCATTATCAGCGTCAAAATCTTGATTGCTGTGCTCGATGCCATTAATGATATTCCTTTATTGGCACCAACTTTACAGTTGATCGGCATGGGCTACACCGCTTGGTTTATCTGGCGTTACCTTTGGAAAGCTGAAAAGCGCCAAGAGTTGGCTTCCGAATTTGGTGCACTAAAGGAGCAAATTTTTGGCGGTTAG
- a CDS encoding PAS domain-containing protein produces MEFKNFFDALPLGVFVVDAQGRPVYANLAAIELLGKGLWPEAAIDRLNDIYQAYQIGTNQLYPLTEQPLLRALQGESHQVDDMEIRQGGQIIPLEVTGTPIFDQQGQLQYAMVVLRDLRDRQRRNERQIALQQDLLRRNQGLVQENATLKRKLAMLEARLEAS; encoded by the coding sequence ATGGAGTTTAAAAATTTTTTCGATGCTCTGCCCCTTGGTGTTTTCGTTGTCGATGCCCAGGGACGACCAGTCTATGCCAACCTCGCCGCCATTGAGCTCCTAGGCAAAGGCCTCTGGCCCGAAGCGGCGATCGACCGGTTAAACGATATTTACCAAGCCTATCAAATCGGCACAAATCAACTTTATCCCCTCACAGAACAACCTTTGCTTAGGGCTCTCCAGGGAGAATCCCATCAGGTGGATGACATGGAAATCCGCCAGGGGGGACAAATTATTCCCTTGGAGGTGACGGGAACTCCCATTTTTGATCAGCAGGGCCAACTGCAATACGCCATGGTGGTGTTAAGGGATCTACGCGATCGCCAACGGAGAAATGAACGGCAGATTGCTTTGCAACAGGATTTACTGCGGCGTAACCAGGGGCTGGTGCAAGAAAATGCCACTCTGAAGCGTAAATTAGCGATGTTGGAGGCTCGATTGGAAGCCAGTTAA
- a CDS encoding NAD(P)-dependent oxidoreductase, producing MGMASLKRIFITGISGCIGHYLADELIQGTDHELFLLVRNPDKLQFDPKLRSNIHLIPGDMGTIEAHADLLQTMDCAILIATSWGDRQETYNINVVKTLTLINLLNPERCEQVIYFSTASILDRQGQPLPEAGSLGTDYIRTKYLCHQALESHHDSPPEVTPIAEAMANKITVVYPTLVFGGEPSKPYSHLSGGLGEILRWLPLIRWFRADGSFHFIHGRDIARVVAYYVDNPPQKRIDVVLGNAPLTATEGIRQVCQYHRQKIYFQIPLSLTLANIFIKLFRIQMADWDRFCLDYRHFTYPNPVAPAQLGLPAHCQTIAELMAASPKSTGRN from the coding sequence ATGGGCATGGCTAGTTTAAAACGCATTTTTATCACCGGGATCAGTGGTTGCATTGGCCACTATTTAGCGGATGAATTAATCCAAGGCACAGACCATGAGCTATTCCTACTGGTGAGAAATCCCGATAAACTCCAATTTGATCCCAAGCTGAGGAGTAATATTCATTTAATCCCCGGTGACATGGGCACCATTGAAGCCCACGCAGACTTGCTGCAAACCATGGACTGCGCCATTCTCATTGCCACCAGTTGGGGAGATCGCCAGGAGACCTACAACATTAACGTGGTCAAAACCCTGACTTTGATTAATTTACTCAACCCAGAACGGTGCGAACAGGTAATTTATTTTTCCACCGCCAGCATTTTGGACCGCCAAGGGCAACCACTACCAGAAGCAGGAAGTTTGGGCACTGACTATATCCGCACCAAATATCTCTGTCATCAGGCGTTGGAATCCCACCATGATTCTCCACCGGAAGTCACCCCCATTGCCGAAGCCATGGCTAACAAAATCACAGTGGTTTATCCCACCCTGGTCTTTGGCGGCGAACCCAGTAAACCCTATTCCCATCTTTCCGGCGGATTGGGGGAAATTTTGCGTTGGTTACCCCTGATCCGTTGGTTCCGGGCCGATGGAAGCTTCCACTTCATCCACGGTAGGGATATAGCTCGGGTGGTGGCCTATTACGTTGACAATCCCCCCCAGAAACGAATTGATGTGGTGCTAGGTAATGCTCCCCTCACCGCCACGGAAGGTATCCGTCAGGTTTGCCAGTATCATCGCCAGAAAATCTACTTTCAAATTCCCCTCTCTCTTACCTTGGCCAATATTTTCATCAAGCTGTTCCGCATTCAAATGGCGGACTGGGATAGGTTTTGCCTGGATTATCGCCATTTCACCTATCCCAACCCCGTTGCTCCAGCCCAGTTAGGCTTACCGGCCCATTGCCAAACCATTGCCGAATTGATGGCCGCTAGCCCAAAATCCACTGGTCGTAATTAG
- the murJ gene encoding murein biosynthesis integral membrane protein MurJ: MSPSGKSSRSLANIAGIVAIATLISKVFGLLREQIIAAAFGVGTVVTAYAYAYVIPGFLFILLGGINGPFHSALVSVLSKRDREEAAPLVETVTTLVSGVLLGVTIILVLGAGIFIDLLAPGLEPETRRMAVQQLQIMAPMALLSGLIGIGFGTLNAADQYLLPSISPLLSSITVILGLGVAVWQLGQQLNTEPYWLLGSLLLAGGTTAGAVLQWLAQIVPQAKAGMGKLRLRFNFALPGVKEVLQVMIPATLSSGMLYINFATNLFFASFIPNAAAAMRYGNFVALTPLGIISNMILVPFLPVFSRLADPQDWPELKLRIRQGIMLSALTMFPLTAILVGLAIPIVQVIYERGAFDAEAAAEVAPVLAAYGLGMFFYLGRDVLVRVFYALGDGNSPFKVSLFNIFLNGLLDYLFYKPFGTVGIVMATVGVNLFSMTIFIWMLNRRLAGLSLGGWAMDLGKLVGVTAIASVAGWQGSVLWQRLWGVNSLVENILEVLTMSSIILVVFTVGVALAKVPEVDLLGDRLWKKFKRV; the protein is encoded by the coding sequence GTGTCTCCGTCTGGTAAATCGTCCCGTTCCTTAGCTAATATCGCTGGCATTGTGGCGATCGCCACCTTGATCAGTAAGGTTTTTGGTTTATTGCGTGAACAAATCATCGCCGCCGCCTTTGGGGTGGGGACGGTGGTGACGGCCTACGCCTATGCCTACGTGATTCCGGGTTTTCTCTTTATACTTCTTGGGGGCATTAATGGCCCATTCCACAGTGCCTTGGTTAGTGTACTGTCCAAACGAGATCGGGAAGAGGCGGCACCCTTGGTGGAAACCGTTACCACCCTGGTCAGTGGGGTGTTGCTTGGGGTAACCATCATTTTGGTACTGGGGGCGGGCATATTCATTGACCTGCTGGCGCCGGGGTTAGAACCGGAAACCAGACGCATGGCGGTGCAACAGTTACAAATCATGGCTCCCATGGCCCTACTTTCGGGGTTAATTGGCATTGGCTTTGGGACTTTAAATGCGGCAGATCAGTACCTATTGCCCAGTATTAGCCCTTTGCTTTCCAGTATTACCGTCATTCTGGGTTTAGGGGTCGCAGTCTGGCAATTGGGACAGCAACTAAACACAGAACCCTATTGGCTATTGGGTTCTCTCCTATTAGCAGGGGGAACCACCGCTGGAGCCGTGTTGCAATGGTTGGCTCAGATTGTGCCCCAGGCCAAAGCGGGTATGGGTAAATTGCGGCTGAGGTTTAATTTTGCCCTGCCGGGAGTAAAGGAAGTTTTGCAGGTGATGATTCCGGCCACCCTGTCTTCAGGGATGTTGTATATCAACTTTGCCACCAACCTGTTTTTTGCTTCCTTTATTCCCAATGCGGCGGCCGCCATGCGTTATGGCAATTTTGTCGCCCTCACTCCCCTGGGCATTATTTCCAATATGATTTTGGTGCCCTTTTTGCCGGTATTTTCCCGCTTAGCCGATCCCCAGGATTGGCCAGAATTAAAACTCCGTATCCGCCAGGGCATCATGTTAAGCGCCCTGACCATGTTTCCCCTCACAGCTATTTTGGTGGGGTTAGCCATTCCCATTGTCCAGGTTATCTATGAGCGGGGGGCTTTTGATGCAGAGGCGGCGGCAGAGGTGGCTCCAGTGTTGGCAGCCTACGGTTTAGGCATGTTTTTCTACCTTGGTCGAGATGTTTTGGTGCGGGTATTTTATGCTCTGGGCGATGGGAACAGTCCTTTCAAAGTAAGCCTATTTAATATTTTTCTGAATGGTTTATTGGATTACCTCTTCTATAAGCCCTTTGGCACCGTGGGTATTGTCATGGCAACGGTGGGGGTAAATCTTTTTTCCATGACTATTTTTATTTGGATGCTGAACCGTCGCCTAGCCGGTCTAAGTTTGGGGGGCTGGGCCATGGACCTGGGTAAACTGGTGGGTGTTACGGCGATCGCCAGTGTGGCTGGCTGGCAGGGGAGTGTGCTGTGGCAGAGACTTTGGGGGGTGAATAGCCTGGTGGAGAATATCCTGGAAGTGCTCACCATGTCCAGCATTATCCTAGTAGTGTTCACTGTGGGAGTGGCCTTGGCTAAAGTACCGGAGGTGGATTTACTAGGCGATCGCCTGTGGAAAAAATTCAAAAGGGTTTAG
- a CDS encoding 2-succinylbenzoate--CoA ligase encodes MQFMETGMPDLLNSPQAIASALEFSLKNGLGILGQELPLDWQIWEEEYEQSLTGIESPQILLAETNVGKFWAAVVAFLRVGRGTLFIANHQWQQREWQQVAQFLQPDRLWGSLMWQQQWLKLTDSNSELTSVHHKTNTPKNQLEGKSPELLIGFPTGGSSGTIRFALHSPQTLTMAVDGLKQFLGPLLPRNGQINSFCLLPLYHVGGFMQWWRSALTGGNFSPLDYSLVKQSAPPFPPDYVTSLVPTQLEYLLDRHGAWLKNFRLIFLGGAPAWPALLAKAKTASLNLAPTYGMTETAAQIATLTPAEFLAGQTGVGKLLPHVQLTITNSKDEMVAPGTVGLINIQSRALFKGYVPQNENSSREIFTTGDLGYCHNGYLHITGRRGRRLISGGENIDPEDIEALLLDRHLVQDVVIVGVGDRHWGEMLVAVYVPNPGPGNDVSTLSQCVKAQLSKPKCPKHWLPVSTLRRSPLGKLNYQFWQTWATEQLGVEEEE; translated from the coding sequence ATGCAATTCATGGAAACTGGTATGCCGGACCTACTGAATTCCCCCCAGGCGATCGCCTCAGCCTTGGAATTTTCTTTAAAAAATGGCTTGGGAATTTTAGGGCAAGAATTACCCCTTGATTGGCAAATATGGGAAGAAGAATACGAGCAAAGTTTGACAGGAATTGAATCTCCCCAGATTTTGTTAGCGGAGACAAATGTGGGCAAATTTTGGGCAGCGGTGGTGGCTTTTTTGCGGGTCGGCCGGGGGACGTTATTCATTGCTAATCATCAATGGCAACAAAGGGAATGGCAACAAGTGGCCCAATTTTTGCAACCCGATCGCCTCTGGGGATCATTAATGTGGCAACAGCAGTGGTTAAAGCTCACCGATAGTAATTCAGAATTAACTTCCGTTCACCACAAAACTAACACTCCGAAAAACCAACTAGAAGGGAAAAGCCCAGAACTATTAATTGGTTTTCCCACCGGCGGTTCTTCAGGCACAATCCGTTTTGCCCTCCACAGTCCCCAGACTTTGACCATGGCAGTGGACGGTTTAAAGCAGTTCCTTGGCCCCCTGTTACCTAGGAATGGCCAAATTAATAGTTTTTGTCTGCTTCCCCTGTACCATGTGGGGGGCTTTATGCAATGGTGGCGATCGGCCTTAACTGGAGGGAATTTTAGCCCTCTGGATTACAGCTTAGTGAAACAATCTGCCCCTCCTTTTCCCCCCGATTATGTCACCTCTTTAGTGCCCACCCAGTTGGAGTATTTGCTCGATCGCCATGGTGCCTGGTTAAAAAATTTCCGGCTAATTTTTTTAGGGGGAGCTCCGGCCTGGCCCGCACTCTTGGCCAAAGCAAAAACGGCAAGCCTTAACCTAGCGCCCACCTATGGCATGACGGAAACTGCGGCCCAAATTGCCACCCTTACCCCGGCAGAATTTCTGGCCGGCCAAACGGGTGTCGGAAAGTTGTTGCCCCATGTTCAATTGACCATTACCAACTCCAAAGATGAAATGGTTGCCCCCGGCACAGTGGGCCTTATCAACATCCAATCCCGTGCTTTATTCAAAGGTTATGTCCCCCAGAATGAAAACTCCAGCCGGGAAATTTTCACCACCGGGGATTTAGGTTATTGCCACAACGGTTATCTTCATATCACCGGTCGTCGGGGTCGGCGTCTCATCAGCGGCGGAGAAAATATTGATCCAGAGGACATAGAAGCTCTCTTGCTCGATCGCCATTTAGTCCAAGATGTGGTCATCGTCGGAGTTGGCGATCGCCATTGGGGAGAAATGTTAGTAGCAGTCTATGTACCTAACCCGGGTCCGGGGAATGATGTTTCCACCCTGAGCCAGTGTGTCAAAGCTCAGTTAAGTAAACCGAAATGTCCGAAGCATTGGTTGCCCGTTTCGACCCTACGGCGATCGCCCTTGGGCAAATTAAACTACCAATTTTGGCAAACTTGGGCTACGGAGCAACTAGGGGTCGAAGAGGAGGAGTAA